The Yersinia intermedia genome window below encodes:
- a CDS encoding YfcL family protein translates to MIAEFETHILAQIDDMVEHASDDDLFAGGYLRGHLTLAVAESEEFGEHTAEQLHARVQTSLEKAIKAGELSPPDQVLVLGLWDRLLEQAIK, encoded by the coding sequence ATGATCGCAGAGTTCGAAACGCACATATTAGCGCAGATTGATGACATGGTAGAGCACGCCAGTGATGATGATTTATTTGCCGGAGGCTATCTGCGCGGCCATCTGACTCTGGCCGTAGCTGAATCTGAAGAGTTTGGTGAACATACGGCTGAGCAGCTACATGCCCGCGTGCAGACCAGCCTGGAAAAGGCGATCAAAGCCGGTGAGCTTTCCCCACCGGATCAGGTTTTGGTCTTGGGCTTGTGGGATCGTTTACTTGAGCAAGCTATCAAATAG